gttgtacttttttttcttcaccatggttttgtcccaattgggtttttcctggtaaggttttaatgaggcaacattaaagcacattacaagctctaaatggttatagcatccaagggagagtgttatgaaccagattgtggatggctcataaccaagagattatgatttgtaatctttccatttatctatgatggtgtaatctcctatataagcaACCTTTatattatgaataaagatagacttttccattattttcacgataatttctttttttttttgttaaagggttGTCTTGAGTTATTTCTTTATCATGTTACATTTTACTTGCTCTTCTCATTTGTTTTGGTGAAGGTATCTAattgtatttaaatttatgaattaatttttGTAGTAAAATTGGAAACCGATTAAAATGTTATTTCCATTAATATAGATTCAGCAAAACTCTTGTAACCTTTTGAGTAATGCTCATACATAGTATAGTATTACATAAATGACAAACCAAtacaaaaaaaacgtgtaattatttagtagtaataaaaatcaAGATCAAAGGAACATTGCCCAGAAAAAAACAAAGGGCTAAGCTCATAAATAAGCAAATAGTTGAAAATTAGCTCCACATTCGTTACAAAGATGAAAGAGCAACCAATATGATACTGTCTTCACGAGGAGTTGCATTCAGAGGAACTGGCCTCGACCAGAGAAGGTTTGGCCGAACCACCAAGAAGAAGGAACAACGTTTAGAAACGTCATCGTCTTGCGGTCAAGAAGAGTAACTCTGAAGGAGAGTCTCTGTCCACGGAGATCGCCGGAGCTCTGCCAGTTGGCACCCCAATTACGAGTCATCTGAACCCAAGTCTTTCCCCTTGATCCTCTCACCGCAACCGCTTTCAGCGCGCCGCTGCCGCCAACGTTTGAGAGTATTACCATGTTGAAGTTCCCTTGGCCTCTCATCGTGAACCTCACACCTCCTCTTCTTTTGCATCCAACTCTATAATAATTgtaataaaagaataaaatcatTAAGATATATGTTGATAAATTATTAgacatataatatattacatgATGCTATATTGTTTACGTTTTATATGTTGTgaatattatttgatatttaaatACAAACACAGCAttctaatttataaaacattaataattttattatttaaaaaaaaaaactcaaagcgAAATAGAACAAAATATGTTACCGGCGGTAGAAGACGGGGACGATGCCTTCGTTGCCGCGGCGAGCTATGCGGAAGAAAGCGGGCATGGACATGTCAAAGTGGTGGCGAGGGAGATTGCACCAACCTCCATTGTTGTTCGACGGACAGAAGTTTGTAGCCGTCACCGTCACAGCGGCTCCTCGGAGACACCACTTAGGATCCGCCCAATAGTCGCACCTCACTTGGTAGCAACCACCGCACGACTCGCCGTTTCTGAATAGCGCACCGCTTAGCGCCGCTGTATGGGCTCCGAATCCAGCGTGGTATGGATTGTCATACCCACAAGCTCCTCCTATACATCGAAATGAAGTTGTTTAGAGGAAAAGGCTTTgatatacaaaaacaaaaagtaacaAACAAAAGTATTAAAACTATGGTATATAATGGACTCTTTACCAAGTGAAGCAGGGCTATCATTAACACCATAATACGTTGCATGCGCCCTAATCCAACCATTGGAACACATCCCCACACTTAACGTACCCACCAATAAAATAGCCGTAACCAAATATTTTCCCTTCATTTCCATGTATATTTTAGTAGATTGAGACAAAGAGAGATCGAAAGAAAGTGTTAGTTCTGAAGTGATTGCTTGATGGAGAAGGAAGCCTTTTGGACTCGATTTATAAGGGGTCAATTGAAAACTAACGCGTTTTGTCGGTGATTATTACGACTTATTTCACTTACATGCACCTCAATCTCATGCATGTGTTCGTTATCTTTCTTAGTTGGatacttatttttaattatattactcTTGAAAATTCTCTAATAATTGAATCTAGGTCTAAACGCATGACAAATACTGATTCTTCTTATAAAGAAAGATAATTCAGTACACTGTGGTTAGTTTTTGCTTATCTTGGTGAAATAAGTTGATAACGTACGTTGATATGTTGATAGACTGAAGTTATCTATTACTTGTAAATCCCAAACTCGTGTATTGAATAAGAATGAAGTATTGAATAAGAATGAAGAAGTGTTTATAGCTTTGTATCTCAACAATGAATCACTCTCATCACGAGTTCATCATCATCGACAGTCTTATAGCGATTGGAAACAGAAGACTCATATCGTTTCTCTACAATCACTTACAAAAGCATACCTTTCAAATGAACACTCTACTCCTTATTTAATATCATCTAACAGTATGAAATGAATAACTGCAAATACTCTCTTTCAATCCAAAGGtttcttttattcttcttttgttCCCTCCTCTTCTGTTACTTCCTCACTCTCTTCCTTTGCTTCTTTACCCCTCCTCTTACGGTAATATGCCTTTCGGTACCTATCAATACTTCCCCCAACGAAATCCAGCTTGCCCTCAAGCTGGTAATCAGGAAAATGAGTGATGAAATCTTGATAATACAGTCATGAATTTTCCAATGAAGATTTCCCAACCCACTTAACCAATAACTCCAGTTCACCCTTTGCATCATAACGTTTCTCCAATACATCTTCTGGACTAATCGGTTCTTCAGCCTCCGTGATACTCCCCGGCGGTAACGCATCACATTGCTCCTGCGAACCCAAGGCTAACTTCAATTGGGAAATATGGAACACAGGATGGATCTTTGCAGCTGGAGGTAATTGTAACTTATAAGCTGTGTTTCCAATGCGCTCCAACACTTTGTATGGGCCATAGAATTTCGCTGCAAGTTTCTGACAAACTCTATGAGCCACAGTCTTCTGACGATAGGGTTGTAGCTTAAGAAATACCATGTCACCAACCGCCAACTGAACATCTCTCCTTGACTTATCGGCTTGATTCTTCATTATCTCCTGAGCACGAGTAAGTGTTTGTTTTAAACTGATCAATACCTCATCCCTTTCCAATAACGCCCGCTCCAGCTCAAAGTTCTTTGTAGAACCCTGTTCAAAACGCAGAATAGGAGGAGAATCACAGCCATAGACCACTTTGAACGGAGTTGTCTGAATCGACTTGTGAAACGTCGTGTTATACCATAGCTCTGCCCATGCCATATAATTGTGCCAAGTCCGAGGGTGAGAAGACGAGAAACTTCTCAAATTTGTTTCCAAACAACGGTTGAGCACCTCAGATTGACCATCCGTCTGAGGGTGAAATGCCGTACTATACTGAAGCTTAGTCCCAGCCAAACGGAAAGCCTCTGTCCAAAAAGAACTTAGAAAGATCCTGTCTCTATCTGACGTGATGCTCTTCGGAAAACCATATAAACGGACGATCTCAGACACGAGCTTCTTGGCTACATCCAGTGCAGAGAACGTGTGTTTAAGGCTGATGAAATGAGCAAATTTGCTTAAACGATCGATCACCACCAATATGCTGTTATAACCATTAGACCTCGGAAGCCCCTCAATGAAGTCCATATTGATGTCTTCCCAAATCATCTCTGGAATCGGTAATGGTTGAAGCAAACCggctggagatagagttgaATGTTTATGTGTTTGGCAAATACCACAAGCCGCCACATACTCCTGCACCTGCTTGTACATTCCAGTCCAATAAAACGAACACTGAACTCTCTTCAAAGTTTTCAAAACACCTGAATGACTACCGAATTTACTGTCATGAGCCTCTCGCAATATCACTGAAATGTATTTTGAAGTCTTAAGAATCACCAATCTTTTCTTTGACCACAATCTCCCTTCTATCACTGTATACTTCTTAGAGTGCAATTCTCCTTTCTGAATCTGCATGACCATTGTGCTTAACTTCGTATCGTCTTGTATTTCCTTATACAAATCTTCCCATTGTAAAGCTGTAGGGACTGTCAATGATAGTAACAGTGAAGAGATAGACATACTCCGAGACAAGCCATCTGCTGCCTTGTTTTCCGGTCCCGGTTTATAGAAGATGTCAAAGTCAAATCCCAATAGCTTTGTTAACCACTTTTGATACTCCAAATTTACCTCTTTTTGCTCCAACAAAAACTTCAAGCTCCGCTGATCCGTGTGAACATGAAACTTTCTACCAAGTAGATAGTGTTTCCACTTTCTCACTGCCATCACGATAGCCATCAGTTCTCTTTCATAAGCTGGTTTCAGTTGCTCCTGTGCTGTCAGAGCATGGCTAAAGAAAGCGATGGGCCTCTTGTTCTGCATAAGCACAGCGCCTAACCCGAATCCTGAGGCGTCTGATTCGATCACAAAAACTTGACTGAAGTCTGGTAACGCAAGTACTGGTGCCGTTACCATTGCATGTTTCAACTTTTCAAAAGCTTGTTGAGCTTCAGTAGGCCAAGAGAACTGATCCTTCTTCAGCAGTGTGGTCAAAGGACGAGCAATACTTCCATAATCTCTTATAAACTTCCGATAATATCCAGTTAACCCAAGGAATCCTCTCAACTGCTTAACCACCTTGGGTATAGGCCATATATTCATAGCATTAGTCTTTGCAGAATCAGTAGCTACGCCATTAGCTGATATTATATGGCCTAAGTATTCCACACTCGGTACTGCAAACGTGCATTTCTTTTGATTAGCATATAAATTCTGCTCCCTCAGCACTTCTAACACTTGTCTTAGATGATTCTCGTGATCTGACTGATTCTTGCTATAGATCAATATATCATCAAAGAACACAAAGACAAAACGGCGGAGGAATGGTTTAAACACCTTGTTCATGAGTGCCTGAAAAGTGGCTGGAGCGTTGGTCAAACCAAATGGCATGACCAGGAACTCGTAATGTCCTTCCACTGTCCGGAACGCTGTCTTATGAATGTCTGCTTCCACCATCCGTATTTGGTGATAGCCTGAGCGTAGATCAAGCTTTGTAAAGACCGTAGCCCCATGTAACTCGTCGAGTAACTGGTCTATGACAGGAATAGGGTACTTGTCTAACACGGTTACTCTGTTCAAAGCCCTGTAGTCCACGCAAAAACGTAGAgaaccatccttcttcttcactaGTAGTACAGGGCTGGAGAAAGGACTGGTGCTTGGTCGTATGATGCCCGTAGATAACATATCATTCACCATTTGTTCCATAGCCACCTTGCTGGCATGAGGATACCGATAAGGTCGAACAGATACTGAAGATACTCCTGGTTGTAAGTTGATTGCGTGTTCTTGTCCACGAAATGGTGGTAAGGCAGTTGGTACTGCGAACACATCAACAAACTCCTGGAGTATTTGGGAGAATTGCAAACGAACTTCTGGAAATGGAGATGTTGCTAtagaagaagcaagaagcacttcCCTTCCTATCTTGCAGCTTGTATAGACCGGTTTCAATGACTTGAAAGAGAAGTTCGTGCCGTGTAGCTCTTTCTCGCCTAACAAGGTCACTTTGTTTCCTTCATAGACAAACAAAAGGACCTGCTCCTTCCAGTCCACTTCGCAAATGCCTAAGGTTTCAAGCCATTGAATACCAAGTATCACATCTACATTCCCCAGTTCAAGAGAGATGAAGTCACTTGTGAAGTTGGTTTGATTTAGTTGGAATGAAACTGATCTGCATACTCCCATTGCATTCACAGTCACTC
This region of Brassica napus cultivar Da-Ae chromosome C5, Da-Ae, whole genome shotgun sequence genomic DNA includes:
- the LOC106401377 gene encoding expansin-A12; protein product: MEMKGKYLVTAILLVGTLSVGMCSNGWIRAHATYYGVNDSPASLGGACGYDNPYHAGFGAHTAALSGALFRNGESCGGCYQVRCDYWADPKWCLRGAAVTVTATNFCPSNNNGGWCNLPRHHFDMSMPAFFRIARRGNEGIVPVFYRRVGCKRRGGVRFTMRGQGNFNMVILSNVGGSGALKAVAVRGSRGKTWVQMTRNWGANWQSSGDLRGQRLSFRVTLLDRKTMTFLNVVPSSWWFGQTFSGRGQFL